A window of Juglans regia cultivar Chandler chromosome 7, Walnut 2.0, whole genome shotgun sequence contains these coding sequences:
- the LOC109001975 gene encoding trimethyltridecatetraene synthase-like encodes MELASWATYAAVWLATLALFSLSKYLRRRRRVHLPPGPKSWPIIGNLNLIGSLPHQSIHALSKKYGPIMQLRFGSFPVVVGSSVEMAKAFLKTYDVTFASRPKTAAGKYTTYNYSDITWSPYGPYWRQARKMCLMELFSARRLESYEYIRNEEMSALLSDLYKSNNQPITLKEHLSTVSLNVISRMVLGKKYTDESENSIVSPEEFKKMLDELFLLSGVLNIGDSIPWIDFLDLQGYIKRMKALSKKFDRFLEHVLDEHIQRKNEVKDHEAKDMVDVLLQIAEDPTLDVKLERHGVKAFTQDLIAGGTESSAVTVEWAISELLRKPEIFNKAAEELDRVIGRDRWVEEKDIVNLPYIDAIVKETMRLHPVAPMLVPRLAREDCKIAGYDILKGTRVLVNVWTIGRDPTLWENPDEFCPERFIGKAIDVKGHDFELLPFGAGRRMCPGYSLGLKVIQSSLANLLHGFTWKLPGDMKKEDLNMEEIFGLSTPKKTPLVTIVDTRLPKHVYSL; translated from the exons ATGGAACTTGCCTCTTGGGCAACATATGCAGCCGTATGGCTTGCAACCTTAGCTCTCTTCTCGCTCTCCAAATACCTTCGCCGCCGCCGCCGAGTACACTTGCCTCCAGGTCCAAAATCATGGCCCATCATCGGAAACCTCAACCTCATAGGCTCACTCCCCCACCAATCCATCCATGCGCTATCTAAAAAATATGGGCCCATCATGCAGCTCCGTTTCGGGTCATTCCCCGTTGTTGTAGGTTCCTCTGTCGAGATGGCTAAGGCCTTTCTCAAAACCTACGATGTCACCTTTGCATCCCGACCCAAGACCGCCGCAGGCAAATATACCACCTATAACTACTCGGACATCACATGGTCCCCTTATGGCCCATACTGGCGTCAGGCTCGTAAAATGTGCCTGATGGAGCTTTTCAGCGCGAGACGCCTCGAGTCCTACGAGTACATTCGCAACGAGGAGATGAGTGCCTTGCTAAGCGACTTGTACAAGTCCAACAACCAGCCGATCACCTTGAAAGAACATCTTTCTACTGTCAGTCTCAACGTTATAAGTCGCATGGTGTTGGGAAAGAAGTACACGGATGAGTCCGAGAATTCGATTGTGTCCCCAGAAGAGTTCAAGAAGATGTTGGACGAGTTGTTCTTGCTTAGTGGGGTGTTGAATATTGGGGATTCTATACCTTGGATCGATTTCTTGGATTTGCAGGGGTATATTAAGAGAATGAAAGCATTGAGCAAGAAGTTTGATAGATTCTTGGAGCATGTGTTGGACGAACatattcaaaggaaaaatgaagtGAAGGATCATGAAGCCAAGGACATGGTGGATGTTCTGTTGCAGATTGCTGAGGATCCTACGCTTGATGTTAAGCTTGAGAGACATGGTGTCAAGGCATTTACCCAG GATTTGATAGCCGGTGGAACCGAGAGCTCGGCCGTGACTGTAGAATGGGCAATCTCGGAGCTCCTAAGGAAGCCAGAGATTTTCAACAAGGCTGCAGAAGAGCTAGATAGGGTAATTGGTAGAGACAGATGGGTTGAAGAGAAGGACATTGTAAATCTACCGTACATTGATGCAATTGTCAAGGAGACGATGCGGCTGCACCCTGTGGCACCAATGCTGGTGCCTCGGCTAGCCCGGGAAGACTGCAAGATTGCTGGCTATGACATTCTCAAAGGGACCCGAGTGCTTGTGAACGTCTGGACCATTGGGAGAGATCCTACATTGTGGGAGAACCCAGATGAGTTTTGCCCTGAGAGGTTCATTGGGAAGGCCATTGATGTCAAAGGTCATGACTTTGAGCTACTGCCTTTTGGGGCAGGTAGAAGGATGTGCCCCGGTTACAGTCTTGGCCTCAAGGTGATACAATCAAGTTTGGCTAACCTCTTGCATGGATTCACATGGAAATTGCCGGGGGATATGAAGAAAGAGGATCTGAACATGGAGGAAATTTTTGGGCTCTCAACTCCTAAGAAAACCCCACTTGTTACTATTGTGGACACTAGGCTTCCAAAACATGTTTACTCTCTGTGA
- the LOC109001974 gene encoding linoleate 13S-lipoxygenase 3-1, chloroplastic-like: MAMAKEIMGGSLIQRSSFVSSSKVFLNPSFQKKKQNQFLVNPLVVPLEKTRFVRMRKVVRGPVAAISEDLVKRLPVAVSADKAEKFKVRAVVTVRNKNKEDLKDKIVKHLDAITDKIGLNVVLQLVSTEIDPKTKAPKKSNEAILKDWSKKSNVKAERVNYTAEFMLNSSFGVPGAILVTNNHQKEFFLETITVEGFAGDPVHFFCNSWVQSRKDHPGKRIFFSNQPYLPSETPAGLRSLRDKELRDTRGDGKGVRKLSDRIYDFDVYNDLGNPDRGIEFARPTLGGEKIPYPRRCRTGRLPSDTDMHTESRVEKPLPMYVPRDEQFEESKQDTFSAGRLKAVLHNLIPSLKASISSDNHEFKGFSEIDNLYSEGVLLKLGLQDELLKKLPLPKVVSHIQESNRGIIKYETPKIISKDKFAWLRDDEFARQAIAGVNPVSIERLKVFPPVSKLDPEIYGPLESALKEEHILGYLNGMTVQQALEGNKLFVLDYHDAYLPFLDQINALDGRKAYATRTVYFLTPLGTLKPIAIELSHPPSGPSSRSRRVITPPVDATSNWTWQLAKAHVCSNDAGVHQLVNHWLRTHASLEPFILAAHRQMSAMHPIFKLLDPHMRYTLEVNGLARQSLINADGVIESCFTPGRYSMEISAAAYKSFWRFDMENLPADLVRRGMAVPDPTQPHGLKLLIEDYPYATDGLLIWSATENWVRTYVNYYYPESSLICNDNELQAWYFESVNVGHSDLSHKSWWPSLANADDLVSILTTLIWLASAQHAALNFGQYPYGGYVPNRPPLMRRLIPEENDPEYASFLADPQKYFLSALPSVLQTTKFMAVVDTLSTHSPDEEYLGERQQPSTWTGDTEVVEAFYQFSAEIQRIEKEIEKRNHDTSLRNRCGAGVLPYELLAPSSGPGVTCRGVPNSVSI; the protein is encoded by the exons ATGGCAATGGCTAAAGAAATCATGGGTGGTTCTTTGATTCAGAGGTCTTCTTTTGTTTCTTCGTCAAAAGTGTTTCTAAATCCTAGTTTtcagaagaagaagcagaacCAATTCTTGGTTAATCCATTAGTGGTGCCTTTGGAGAAAACGAGGTTTGTTCGTATGAGGAAGGTGGTGAGGGGTCCTGTGGCGGCTATCAGTGAGGATTTGGTGAAGCGTTTGCCTGTGGCTGTGTCTGCAGACAAGGCAGAGAAGTTCAAGGTGAGAGCCGTGGTGACCGTGAGGAATAAGAACAAGGAAGACTTGAAGGACAAGATTGTGAAGCATTTGGATGCCATAACCGACAAGATCGGGCTGAATGTTGTTCTCCAACTTGTCAGCACTGAAATAGACCCAA AAACCAAGGCTCCAAAGAAAAGCAATGAAGCTATCCTAAAGGACTGGTCAAAGAAATCAAATGTCAAAGCTGAGAGAGTAAATTACACAGCTGAATTTATGCTAAACTCTAGTTTTGGCGTGCCTGGAGCGATCTTAGTGACCAACAACCACCAAAAAGAGTTCTTCTTGGAGACAATCACCGTTGAAGGATTTGCTGGCGACCCGGTCCACTTCTTCTGCAATTCATGGGTCCAATCCAGGAAAGATCATCCTGGAAAGAGGATATTCTTCTCCAATCaa CCATACCTGCCGAGCGAAACGCCTGCCGGACTTAGATCGTTAAGGGACAAAGAACTCAGGGATACAAGGGGTGATGGCAAAGGAGTCAGAAAATTATCTGACAGGATCTACGACTTCGACGTGTACAATGATTTGGGAAATCCAGACAGAGGAATTGAGTTTGCACGACCAACACTTGGGGGTGAAAAAATTCCATATCCTAGAAGGTGTCGGACCGGCCGCCTTCCTAGTGACACTG ATATGCATACAGAAAGCAGGGTTGAGAAGCCATTACCAATGTACGTGCCCAGAGATGAACAGTTTGAGGAGTCAAAGCAAGACACTTTTTCTGCTGGGAGGCTTAAAGCAGTGCTTCACAACTTAATACCATCCTTGAAAGCTAGCATTTCGTCTGATAACCACGAGTTCAAAGGATTTTCGGAAATTGACAACCTCTATAGTGAAGGTGTCCTCCTTAAACTAGGGTTGCAAGATGAACTCCTAAAGAAGCTCCCATTGCCAAAGGTGGTCAGCCATATCCAAGAATCAAACAGGGGAATTATTAAATACGAGACGCCCAAGATAATTTCCA AGGACAAGTTCGCATGGTTGAGAGACGATGAATTTGCTCGGCAAGCAATTGCGGGGGTTAATCCAGTCAGCATCGAGAGGCTTAAGGTGTTCCCTCCTGTGAGCAAGCTTGATCCTGAAATCTATGGTCCCCTGGAATCTGCACTCAAAGAAGAACATATTCTGGGCTACCTTAATGGCATGACCGTACAACAG GCGTTGGAGGGAAATAAGCTGTTTGTATTGGATTACCATGATGCTTACCTTCCATTTCTAGACCAGATAAATGCATTAGACGGACGAAAAGCTTATGCAACTCGTACCGTATATTTTTTGACCCCTCTCGGCACTCTCAAACCCATTGCCATTGAACTTAGCCACCCACCATCGGGACCAAGTTCTCGATCAAGGCGTGTAATTACACCTCCAGTCGATGCTACCTCCAATTGGACGTGGCAGCTTGCCAAGGCTCACGTGTGCTCCAACGATGCGGGTGTGCACCAACTCGTTAACCACTG GTTACGTACCCACGCGTCCCTGGAACCCTTTATATTGGCTGCACATCGGCAAATGAGTGCCATGCACCCCATATTCAAGCTCTTAGACCCGCACATGCGATATACATTGGAGGTAAATGGCTTAGCTCGCCAAAGTCTAATCAATGCGGATGGTGTTATTGAGTCTTGCTTCACTCCTGGTCGCTATTCCATGGAGATTAGTGCTGCAGCATATAAAAGCTTTTGGCGCTTTGACATGGAAAACCTTCCCGCCGATCTCGTCCGCAG GGGTATGGCAGTGCCTGATCCGACGCAGCCGCATGGTCTAAAGCTCCTAATTGAAGATTATCCATATGCCACTGATGGGCTCCTTATCTGGTCTGCAACTGAGAACTGGGTCCGTACCTATGTGAACTACTACTATCCAGAATCGAGCCTAATTTGCAATGACAATGAGCTCCAAGCTTGGTACTTCGAGTCTGTCAATGTGGGCCATAGCGATCTTAGCCACAAAAGCTGGTGGCCCTCATTGGCCAACGCTGATGATCTGGTCTCAATCCTCACAACCCTAATCTGGCTAGCATCAGCACAACATGCTGCACTTAATTTTGGGCAGTACCCATATGGGGGATATGTACCAAACCGTCCACCCTTGATGCGAAGATTAATACCTGAAGAAAATGACCCCGAGTATGCTAGTTTCCTAGCTGACCCACAAAAATATTTCCTCTCTGCATTGCCTAGTGTGCTACAAACAACAAAGTTCATGGCGGTTGTTGATACGCTCTCAACCCACTCCCCCGACGAGGAATACCTAGGGGAGAGACAGCAGCCATCAACTTGGACCGGTGACACCGAAGTTGTCGAGGCATTTTACCAGTTCTCAGCGGAGATCCAGCGGatagaaaaggagattgagAAGAGGAACCATGACACTAGCCTTAGGAATCGGTGTGGAGCCGGGGTGTTACCCTACGAGCTACTTGCACCTAGCTCGGGGCCTGGTGTAACATGTAGAGGGGTTCCAAATAGTGTGTCGATATGA